From a region of the Gossypium raimondii isolate GPD5lz chromosome 10, ASM2569854v1, whole genome shotgun sequence genome:
- the LOC105778672 gene encoding probable pectinesterase/pectinesterase inhibitor 58 has translation MDSTPNVVVAKDGSGKYDCITEALTEVPLNSCDRFVIHIKAGTYKEKILVTKEMTNVMFLGDGPTETIITNCVNCCKDNVKTFNTATVGVDGAGFMAKGVGFDNSAGPEGHQAVAFRASCDKVVMFNCHFTGYQDTLYAHKEKQFYRDCLISGTVDFIFGNAASVFQNCQIVVRKPGENQHNMVTAHGKKEQETNTAIVLQNCTISGAPDYLPVKDKNKTYLGRPWKQFATTVIMQCQIDDIITPEGYSPMEGTVGLDTGYFAEFQNRGPGANTEGRVTWKAIKKIDMDEAMKWTPRVFLKSDEWLAQTGVPFDPDMTPGV, from the exons ATGGATTCGACACCTAACGTTGTGGTCGCTAAGGATGGTAGTGGGAAATATGATTGCATCACAGAGGCCTTAACTGAAGTCCCGTTGAATAGTTGCGATCGATTTGTTATTCACATTAAGGCTGGTACTTATAAGGAAAAAATCCTCGTGACCAAGGAGATGACTAATGTTATGTTCCTTGGTGATGGCCCAACTGAGACCATCATCACCAACTGCGTTAACTGCTGTAAGGATAATGTTAAAACATTCAACACTGCAACTGTTG GTGTGGATGGGGCTGGTTTCATGGCCAAGGGCGTTGGGTTCGATAACTCAGCAGGACCCGAAGGTCATCAAGCAGTGGCTTTTAGGGCATCCTGTGATAAGGTCGTCATGTTTAATTGTCATTTCACTGGGTACCAAGACACCCTTTACGCtcacaaagaaaaacaattttataGGGACTGTCTCATCAGCGGGACAGTGGACTTCATCTTCGGGAATGCGGCGAGTGTGTTCCAAAACTGTCAGATCGTCGTGAGGAAGCCAGGTGAGAACCAACACAACATGGTTACAGCACACGGGAAGAAAGAACAAGAAACTAACACAGCCATTGTGCTTCAAAATTGTACCATCTCGGGCGCCCCTGACTACCTCCCGGTGAAGGACAAGAACAAGACGTACCTTGGTCGTCCCTGGAAACAGTTTGCTACAACTGTCATAATGCAATGTCAAATTGATGACATCATTACACCAGAGGGTTACTCCCCCATGGAAGGCACCGTAGGATTGGACACTGGTTATTTTGCCGAGTTCCAAAATAGGGGACCAGGTGCCAACACCGAGGGCAGGGTCACATGGAAAGCTATCAAGAAAATCGATATGGATGAAGCCATGAAATGGACTCCTCGTGTCTTTTTGAAATCTGACGAATGGCTGGCACAAACTGGCGTTCCCTTTGATCCTGATATGACCCCTGGAGTTTAA
- the LOC105778673 gene encoding probable pectinesterase/pectinesterase inhibitor 58, whose translation MDSTPNVVVAKDGSGKYDCITEALAEVPLNSCDRFVIHIKAGTYKEKILVTKEMTNVMFLGDGPTETIITNCVNCCKDNVKTFDTATVGVDGAGFMAKCVGFDNSAGPEGHQAVAFRASCDKVVMFNCHFTGYQDTLYAHRDKQFYRDCLISGTVDFIFGNAASVFQNCQIVVRKPGENQHNMVTAHGKKEEETNTAIVLQNCTISGAPDYLPVKDKNKTYLGRPWKQFATTVIMQCQIDDIITPEGYSPMEGTVGLDTGYFAEFQNRGPGANTEGRVTWKAIKKIDMDEAMKWTPRVFLKSDEWLAQTGVPFDPDMTPGV comes from the exons ATGGATTCGACGCCTAACGTTGTGGTCGCTAAGGATGGTAGTGGGAAATATGATTGCATCACAGAGGCCTTAGCTGAAGTCCCGTTGAATAGTTGCGATCGATTTGTTATTCACATTAAGGCTGGTACTTATAAGGAAAAAATCCTCGTGACCAAGGAGATGACTAATGTTATGTTCCTTGGTGATGGCCCCACTGAGACCATCATCACCAACTGCGTTAATTGTTGTAAGGATAATGTTAAAACATTCGACACTGCAACTGTTG GTGTGGATGGGGCTGGTTTCATGGCCAAGTGCGTTGGGTTCGATAACTCAGCAGGACCCGAAGGTCATCAAGCAGTGGCTTTTAGGGCATCCTGTGATAAGGTCGTCATGTTTAATTGTCATTTCACTGGGTACCAAGACACCCTTTACGCTCATAGAGACAAACAATTTTATAGGGATTGTCTCATCAGCGGGACGGTGGACTTCATTTTCGGGAATGCGGCGAGTGTGTTCCAAAACTGTCAGATCGTCGTGAGGAAGCCAGGTGAGAACCAACACAACATGGTTACAGCACacggaaagaaagaagaagaaactaaCACAGCTATTGTGCTTCAAAATTGTACCATCTCGGGCGCCCCTGACTACCTCCCGGTGAAGGACAAGAACAAGACGTACCTTGGTCGTCCCTGGAAACAGTTTGCGACAACTGTCATAATGCAATGTCAAATCGATGACATCATTACACCAGAGGGTTACTCCCCCATGGAAGGCACCGTAGGATTGGACACTGGTTATTTTGCCGAGTTCCAAAATAGGGGACCAGGTGCCAACACCGAGGGCAGAGTCACATGGAAAGCTATCAAGAAAATCGATATGGATGAAGCCATGAAATGGACTCCTCGTGTCTTTTTAAAATCCGACGAATGGCTGGCACAAACTGGCGTTCCCTTTGATCCTGATATGACCCCTGGAGTTTAA